One part of the Eriocheir sinensis breed Jianghai 21 chromosome 6, ASM2467909v1, whole genome shotgun sequence genome encodes these proteins:
- the LOC126986672 gene encoding ryncolin-2-like, translated as MTVLMLLSVAAIAVVVAAVEPASTPAPAGDTSNVFLGKSVVSSLLVATGFSEACVAEALDTCAPASVQRPTPPNPLVQGARELLQEVRQVVSHYDNRPRHCKDLLDGGDSGKGLRHLDPLPGQPQRRAAVYCDQTTDGGGWTVFQRRTNSTVREEFNRSFVEYELGFGHLEGEFWLGLDLLHGLTSAALQELRIDMADWDDVRRYAKYGFFYVGPPSTKYRLSVGRYSGDARDSFAPQSGRSFTTHDADNDSSSGNCAVTHGGPWWHVNCGPSNLNGFQHEGKHVGNTGINWDTWRGVNYSLRQTAMMTRPAF; from the exons ATGACAGTTCTGATGTTGCTGAGCGTCGCGGCCATAGCCGTGGTCGTGGCCGCGGTGGAGCCAGCCAGCACTCCCGCCCCTGCGGGCGACACGAGCAATGTGTTTCTTGGTAAGTCCGTTGTGTCCAGTCTCCTCGTCGCCACGGGCTTCAGCGAGGCGTGTGTGGCCGAAGCCCTGGACACCTGTGCACCCGCCTCCGTGCAGCGCCCAACGCCGCCGAACCCGCTGGTGCAG GGGGCGAGAGAGCTGCTGCAGGAGGTGCGTCAGGTCGTGAGTCACTACGACAACCGCCCGCGTCACTGCAAGGACCTGCTGGACGGCGGGGACAGCGGCAAGGGCCTTCGCCACCTGGACCCCTTACCTGGGCAGCCCCAACGCCGCGCGGCAGTGTACTGCGACCAAACGACTGACGGAGGGGGCTGGACGGTGTTTCAGAGACGCACCAACTCCACCGTCCGGGAAGAATTCAACCGCAGCTTTGTAGAATATGAATTGGGTTTCGGCCATCTCGAGGGGGAGTTCTGGCTGGGCCTGGACCTGCTGCACGGACTGACATCGGCGGCTCTTCAGGAACTGCGCATCGACATGGCAGATTGGGACGACGTTCGACGGTATGCAAAGTACGGCTTCTTCTACGTCGGCCCTCCAAGCACCAAGTACCGCCTCAGTGTTGGAAG GTACAGCGGTGACGCAAGGGACTCTTTTGCCCCTCAATCTGGCCGCAGCTTTACCACTCATGATGCCGATAACGACTCATCTTCCGGTAACTGTGCCGTGAC CCATGGTGGTCCGTGGTGGCACGTTAATTGTGGTCCATCCAACCTGAACGGCTTCCAGCACGAGGGGAAACACGTGGGAAACACCGGCATCAACTGGGATACATGGCGAGGGGTGAATTACTCCTTGCGCCAGACCGCCATGATGACCCGACCAGCCTTCTGA